A single region of the Vicia villosa cultivar HV-30 ecotype Madison, WI linkage group LG4, Vvil1.0, whole genome shotgun sequence genome encodes:
- the LOC131600348 gene encoding bidirectional sugar transporter SWEET1-like — MDIAHFIFGIFGNAFGLFLFLAPIITFKRIIVKKSTEKFSGVPYIMTLLNCLLSSWYGLPFVSPHNILVTIINGTGAVIEIIYVFIFILYAPKKEKLKISGLFAFVITVFAAVVFISLFALHGNSRKVFCGFAAAIFSIIMYGSPLSIMRLVVKTKSVEFMPFFLSLFVFLCGTSWFIYGVLGRDPFIAVPNGVGSFLGTLQLILYLIYRGNKGNNAKTTTEEESMEMGTAKPMGEEELKGDTSKDTC; from the exons atGGATATTGCTCATTTCATATTTGGTATATTTG GAAACGCTTTTGGCCTTTTCCTCTTCTTGGCTCCAAT AATCACTTTCAAGAGGATTATTGTGAAGAAATCAACAGAGAAATTCTCTGGTGTTCCATACATTATGACACTTCTCAACTGTCTTCTTTCTTCTTG gtaTGGTTTACCATTTGTGTCACCACACAACATACTAGTAACAATAATCAATGGAACAGGAGCAGTGATTGAAATCATATacgttttcatcttcatcctatATGCACCAAAAAAGGAGAAGCTGAAAATAAGTGGCTTATTTGCTTTTGTGATAACAGTATTTGCAGCTGTTGTTTTCATTTCACTCTTTGCTTTGCATGGTAATTCAAGGAAAGTGTTTTGTGGTTTTGCTGCTGCAATATTCTCAATCATTATGTATGGTTCACCTCTCTCTATTATG AGATTGGTGGTGAAAACAAAAAGTGTGGAGTTCATGCCATTCTTCCTTTCACTATTTGTGTTCCTTTGTGGTACCTCTTGGTTCATCTATGGTGTTCTAGGCCGTGATCCATTTATCGCC GTACCAAATGGTGTAGGGTCATTCTTGGGGACATTGCAACTAATATTGTATTTGATATATCGTGGGAATAAAGGGAATAATGCAAAGACAACAACAGAAGAAGAATCAATGGAAATGGGCACCGCAAAGCCAATGGGAGAAGAGGAACTCAAAGGGGACACGTCTAAGGACACGTGTTAG